The following are encoded together in the Gemmatimonadaceae bacterium genome:
- the paaC gene encoding phenylacetate-CoA oxygenase subunit PaaC codes for MENPLFEYVLRLADDRLVLGHRMSEWCGHGPILEEDIALSNIALDLIGHASGLLGLAGAIEGKGRSDDALAYFREGVEFRNCLLVELPNGDFGFTMMRQFLFDAYSVLLWDALSSAKDERVAALAAKSLKEDKYHVRHSSEWVVRLGDGTDESHARAQQALDELWRYTGELFESDAVDAALAAQGIAVDLDAIRARWRTMVADVMQRATLVVPADGAMRRGGRRGRHTEHLGHMLAEMQIVARSHPGATW; via the coding sequence ATCGAGAATCCGCTGTTCGAGTACGTACTGCGTCTGGCTGATGATCGACTCGTGTTGGGGCATCGCATGTCGGAGTGGTGCGGACACGGCCCGATTCTCGAAGAAGACATCGCGCTGTCGAACATCGCGCTCGATCTCATCGGACACGCGAGCGGCTTGCTCGGCTTGGCCGGCGCCATTGAAGGGAAGGGGCGCAGCGACGACGCGCTGGCGTACTTCCGTGAAGGCGTGGAGTTCCGCAATTGCCTGCTGGTCGAACTGCCCAACGGCGACTTCGGCTTCACGATGATGCGGCAGTTCCTGTTCGACGCGTACAGCGTGCTGCTGTGGGACGCGCTGTCGAGTGCCAAGGACGAACGCGTCGCGGCACTCGCCGCCAAGAGCCTCAAGGAAGACAAGTATCACGTGCGGCACAGCAGCGAGTGGGTGGTTCGACTTGGTGACGGCACCGACGAGAGCCACGCGCGCGCGCAACAGGCGCTGGACGAGTTGTGGCGTTACACCGGCGAACTGTTTGAGTCTGACGCCGTGGATGCGGCACTCGCGGCGCAGGGCATCGCGGTGGATCTCGACGCCATACGCGCCCGGTGGCGCACCATGGTGGCCGACGTGATGCAGCGGGCCACGCTGGTCGTGCCCGCCGACGGTGCCATGCGTCGCGGCGGTCGCCGTGGCCGACACACGGAACATCTCGGCCACATGCTGGCGGAGATGCAGATTGTGGCACGATCACATCCGGGTGCCACGTGGTAG
- the paaB gene encoding 1,2-phenylacetyl-CoA epoxidase subunit B — MADATKTDNSWPLWEVFTQGAHGEPFEHAGSVHAADAELALQNARDVYTRRGEAVNLWVVPSTAIVASAPSDNGPFFDPGNDKAYRHPQFYKVPRGVRVF; from the coding sequence ATGGCAGACGCGACGAAAACCGATAACTCGTGGCCGCTGTGGGAAGTGTTTACGCAGGGCGCGCACGGCGAACCGTTTGAACATGCGGGCAGTGTGCACGCGGCCGACGCCGAGTTGGCGCTGCAGAATGCGCGCGATGTATACACGCGCCGCGGTGAGGCGGTGAACTTGTGGGTGGTGCCGTCGACGGCGATTGTGGCGTCAGCGCCCAGTGACAACGGACCGTTCTTCGATCCGGGCAACGACAAGGCGTATCGTCATCCGCAGTTCTACAAGGTGCCGCGCGGGGTGCGCGTCTTTTGA
- a CDS encoding enoyl-CoA hydratase/isomerase family protein yields MSSSEIPLVTPAVVTAGGGTVQTHVADGIGRIAFHHPKGNSLPGALLRELADTVTRVSADPAVRVLLLSSGGTGPFCAGASFDELVAISTVTQGQEFFSGFSRVILAVIRSPKFVLTRVQGRAAGGAVGLVAASDLSFAVASASAKLSELAIGIGPFVVGPVIERKIGLSAFSAMAVDADWRDAVWGERHGLYSRLFDDAGAMDAALELELRKLAACNPDAMTQLKRVFWAGTESWDTLLAERATMSGTMVLSEFTRHAIASFKGR; encoded by the coding sequence ATGTCTTCCTCCGAAATCCCCCTCGTCACGCCGGCCGTGGTCACCGCCGGCGGTGGCACCGTCCAGACCCACGTCGCCGATGGCATCGGGCGCATCGCCTTCCATCATCCCAAGGGCAATTCGCTCCCTGGGGCGCTGCTGCGGGAACTGGCCGATACCGTCACCCGGGTCAGCGCCGATCCGGCGGTTCGTGTCCTCCTCCTGTCCAGCGGCGGCACGGGCCCGTTCTGCGCCGGCGCATCATTTGACGAACTCGTCGCCATTTCGACGGTGACGCAAGGCCAGGAGTTCTTCAGCGGATTCTCGCGCGTGATCCTGGCCGTGATCCGCAGCCCCAAATTCGTGCTCACGCGCGTGCAGGGGCGCGCCGCGGGCGGGGCCGTCGGGCTGGTGGCCGCATCCGACCTCTCCTTCGCGGTGGCGTCGGCCTCGGCCAAGTTGAGCGAGCTGGCTATCGGCATCGGTCCATTTGTCGTTGGACCGGTCATCGAGCGGAAAATCGGACTCTCGGCCTTCAGCGCGATGGCGGTTGATGCCGACTGGCGTGACGCGGTGTGGGGCGAGCGTCACGGATTGTACTCCCGCCTCTTTGACGATGCCGGCGCGATGGACGCGGCGCTCGAACTGGAGCTTCGCAAGCTGGCCGCGTGCAATCCCGACGCGATGACACAGCTCAAGCGGGTCTTCTGGGCCGGTACCGAGTCGTGGGATACACTGCTCGCCGAACGCGCGACGATGAGCGGAACGATGGTCCTCTCGGAGTTCACGCGACACGCGATCGCCAGTTTCAAGGGGCGCTGA
- a CDS encoding zinc ribbon domain-containing protein, which translates to MFRSFRVPERLFAFAMWAISLVFAGFLIGLGGKLVGDLPGVDQQVSIEEFVDPAQRAVLRTTADSLTRAQRVSQDAKERADQQLTMARNAYTSQREAFDNWIATRKATTDPAQDPEVLARTRALDGLKSSERRAEEQVEQLDATLLAVSQAGEVNREAISALSVAADDRYQRARFVQELRVFGIRLALTLPLLIVAGWLVARKRKSEYWPLARGFVLFAVFAFFVELVPYLPSYGGYVRYGVGIIASAIAGIYVIRAMRRYLAQRQQVEQQSETERRQSLAYEDAVKRIGGGVCPGCERAIVGGMQNPSNFCVHCGLRLFDECGRCATRKNAFFPYCPTCGAAATGLDGRRGTGDGKPAPTTAGTDP; encoded by the coding sequence ATGTTCCGAAGTTTCCGTGTGCCGGAGCGACTGTTTGCCTTTGCGATGTGGGCCATTTCGCTCGTGTTCGCCGGATTCCTCATCGGGTTGGGCGGCAAGCTGGTAGGTGATCTTCCCGGCGTCGATCAACAGGTGTCGATCGAGGAGTTCGTGGATCCGGCGCAACGCGCCGTGCTGCGCACGACTGCGGATTCGCTGACCAGGGCGCAACGGGTGTCGCAGGATGCGAAGGAGCGCGCCGATCAGCAGCTGACCATGGCGCGCAACGCCTACACATCGCAGCGCGAGGCGTTCGACAACTGGATCGCCACGCGCAAGGCCACCACCGATCCGGCGCAGGATCCCGAGGTGCTGGCACGCACGCGTGCCCTCGACGGACTCAAGTCCAGTGAACGACGTGCCGAGGAGCAGGTGGAGCAGCTCGACGCCACGTTGCTGGCGGTCTCTCAGGCCGGCGAAGTGAATCGCGAGGCCATCAGCGCGCTGTCGGTCGCGGCCGACGACCGATATCAGCGCGCCCGATTCGTGCAGGAGTTGCGGGTCTTCGGCATACGCCTGGCGCTCACCTTGCCACTGCTGATCGTCGCCGGCTGGCTTGTCGCCCGCAAACGCAAGAGCGAGTACTGGCCGTTGGCACGGGGATTCGTGCTCTTCGCCGTGTTCGCGTTCTTTGTCGAACTCGTGCCCTACCTGCCCAGTTATGGCGGGTACGTGCGATACGGCGTCGGCATCATCGCCAGCGCCATCGCCGGCATCTACGTGATTCGCGCCATGCGTCGCTATCTCGCCCAGCGACAGCAGGTCGAACAGCAGAGTGAGACCGAGCGTCGTCAATCACTGGCCTACGAGGATGCCGTCAAGCGCATTGGAGGTGGCGTGTGTCCGGGTTGTGAACGGGCGATCGTAGGCGGCATGCAGAACCCTTCCAACTTCTGCGTGCATTGCGGTCTGCGCTTGTTCGATGAGTGCGGACGCTGTGCGACACGGAAGAATGCGTTCTTTCCGTACTGCCCAACGTGCGGGGCTGCGGCGACTGGGCTGGACGGGAGACGGGGGACGGGAGACGGGAAACCGGCACCAACGACGGCGGGCACCGATCCGTAG
- a CDS encoding cytochrome c: protein MHTPLRLSLALCSAAVMLAACGGSSAKSGSQSPSPAGGGAANKVPAKPAAVTPANIAMGDSIFNNGSCQRCHGKGGIGAPNGPTLDGKKWLQLTTGSFDEIVGIITTGVPAEKIKDPTHKNPMRARGGPMNLTDPQVQALAAYVYTLTHK from the coding sequence ATGCACACTCCGCTTCGCCTCTCCCTCGCGCTCTGCTCCGCCGCAGTCATGCTCGCTGCATGCGGCGGCTCATCCGCCAAGTCAGGCTCACAATCCCCGTCGCCAGCCGGCGGCGGTGCGGCCAACAAGGTCCCGGCCAAGCCGGCCGCTGTGACGCCCGCCAACATCGCCATGGGTGATTCGATCTTCAACAACGGCAGTTGCCAGCGTTGCCACGGCAAGGGCGGAATCGGCGCCCCCAACGGACCGACGCTCGACGGCAAGAAGTGGCTGCAACTCACCACCGGCAGCTTCGACGAGATCGTCGGCATCATCACCACCGGCGTCCCGGCGGAGAAGATCAAGGACCCCACGCACAAGAACCCGATGCGCGCACGTGGCGGCCCGATGAACCTGACCGATCCGCAGGTCCAGGCACTGGCGGCGTATGTGTATACGTTGACGCATAAGTGA
- a CDS encoding alpha/beta hydrolase — MPTVLVAHGALGSAAQMQPVVDALRAFGGGRIRVEAFEFPGHGVTPLGDVDLFQLTHFVDAMAHAVSALGTPKPLLFGYSMGGYAGLALEARAPGTFSGIVTLGTKFEWTPESAEREALRLDPVMISTKVPKFAALLNERHALVGGWESVVCRTAALLRVNGGSPLLTVEVMERIAVPVCVAVGTKDDTVSVAESRAAADVMLNGRWFTLDDVPHPIERVPVSHIIELVWTLLDTEA; from the coding sequence ATGCCCACCGTTCTCGTCGCGCATGGCGCCCTTGGCAGCGCCGCTCAGATGCAGCCCGTCGTCGATGCGTTGCGCGCATTCGGCGGCGGGCGCATTCGTGTGGAGGCGTTCGAGTTCCCTGGCCATGGCGTCACGCCGCTTGGTGATGTCGACCTGTTTCAACTGACGCACTTTGTTGACGCCATGGCGCACGCGGTCAGCGCGCTGGGCACACCGAAGCCCCTGCTCTTCGGCTACTCGATGGGCGGCTACGCTGGACTGGCGCTGGAGGCACGTGCGCCAGGCACATTTAGCGGGATCGTCACGCTTGGCACGAAGTTCGAGTGGACACCGGAGAGCGCCGAGCGGGAGGCGCTGCGCCTGGATCCGGTGATGATCTCCACGAAGGTGCCGAAGTTCGCCGCCCTATTGAACGAACGCCACGCGCTCGTGGGCGGATGGGAGTCGGTGGTATGTCGCACGGCGGCCCTGCTGCGCGTCAATGGCGGTTCCCCGTTGCTGACCGTTGAGGTAATGGAACGTATCGCCGTTCCGGTGTGCGTTGCCGTCGGCACCAAGGACGACACCGTGAGTGTGGCGGAGTCGCGGGCTGCCGCCGACGTCATGTTGAATGGGCGATGGTTCACACTGGACGACGTGCCGCACCCTATTGAGCGCGTGCCCGTGTCGCACATCATCGAACTCGTCTGGACGCTGCTCGACACCGAGGCATAG
- a CDS encoding DinB family protein, giving the protein MYSSPSEFARDWHFESQGTQKVLDRLTDASLAQEVYPGGRSIGRLAWHIAQTIPEMMSRTGLRISGVGEHEPVPSSAAAIAKGYHAASASLLEQIAAHWTNATLTESDDMYGEQWTRAETLSALLRHQTHHRGQLTVLMRQAGLTVPGIYGPTKEDWAQMGMEPPPV; this is encoded by the coding sequence ATGTATTCCAGTCCCAGTGAATTCGCCCGCGATTGGCATTTCGAGTCTCAGGGCACGCAGAAGGTGCTCGACCGCCTCACCGATGCGTCACTCGCGCAGGAAGTGTATCCGGGTGGACGCTCCATCGGTCGACTGGCCTGGCACATCGCGCAAACCATTCCCGAAATGATGTCGCGGACCGGATTGCGCATCAGCGGCGTGGGCGAACATGAGCCGGTGCCGTCCAGCGCCGCCGCCATTGCGAAGGGATATCACGCGGCGTCCGCGTCATTGCTGGAACAGATCGCCGCGCATTGGACCAACGCGACGTTGACCGAATCCGACGACATGTACGGCGAGCAATGGACTCGCGCCGAGACGCTGTCCGCGTTGTTGCGCCATCAGACGCATCATCGCGGGCAGTTGACGGTACTCATGCGGCAGGCCGGTCTCACCGTGCCCGGCATCTATGGTCCCACCAAGGAAGACTGGGCACAGATGGGCATGGAGCCACCACCCGTGTGA